In Stanieria sp. NIES-3757, the DNA window ATGCCAATCAAGTTATTAGCAAGGTTGAAGCTGCTTTAAATGAGTATTCTGGAGAATATGTTCGCTTAATTGGCGTAGACTCTAACGCCAAAAGCAGATTAGCAGAAATTATTATTCAAAGACCAGGAGATAGCCCCACTCAATCTTCTAAATCAAATGGTGCTTCTAGTTATAGCAATGGTCGTAGTAACGGCTATAGCAGTAACGGTAGTAATAGTAACAGCTTAAGTTCGGAAATTTTACAAGAAGTACGTTCTCTATTAGCTAGTGGCTATAAAATCGGTATGGAACATGCCGACCAACGCCGTTTTAAAACTAAGTCATGGCAAAGCTGTTCTCCAATTGACAGTAAACGTGAAGCTGAAGTAGTAGCAGCTTTGGAAGCTTGTTTGGCTGAACACACAGGAGAGTATGTTCGTATGATTGGCATTGACTCCAATGCTAAACGTCGAGTCTGCGAAACTATTATTCAGCGTCCTGGCGATACCTCCAAAGTAGCCAAAGCAAATGCAACTTCTACATCTAGTCAAAGCAATAGCAATGGCAACAGTTTTCGTTATAGTAACGAATTTAGCCATCGTCACCTAAGCCCAGAAGCTTTAGAACAAATTCGTTCTCTCTTAGCTGGTGGCTACAAAATCGGGACAGAACATGCTGATAAACGTCGTTTTAAGACTAAATCTTGGCAAAGTTGTTCTCCTATCGAAAGTCGTCACGAGTTAGACGTAATTGCTGCATTAGAAGTTTGTTTAGCAGAACATACTGGAGAATACGTTCGTTTGATTGGAATTGACCCTGATGCAAAACGAAGAGTTTCCGAAACTATTATTCAGCGTCCTTAAAAGTTAGGATTCAGGTTGCGATTGTACCTGTAGAACAAGGAACAGCTACTAATAGTGACTGACTAAAAATTAACAACTCAATAACTATCAGGGCTGTTCCTATTTTCTAGTTCTTGTAATTCAAAAAAGATGTACTTACCACCTCTGCAACCTGTCAGCAACTCAGATATTCGTGTTTGTGGCGATGTCATAATTCATCCCACTGCAAGTATAGCTCCGGGAGTCATTCTACAAGCTGCTCCAAATAGCAGTATTGTCATAGAAGCTGAAGTTTGTATTGGCATGGGAGCAATTATTAATGCTTATCAAGGTTTAATTAAAATAGAAAGTGGTGCGATTTTAGGTTCTGGAGTTTTAATAATTGGTGCTGGTAAAATTGGCACTAATGCTTGTATCGGTTCGGCAACAACTATTTTTAATGCCTCTGTATCACCTCTAACAGTTATTGTTCCAGGTTCTATAGTTGGCGATACATCTCGTAAAGAGCTGACTTCTTCCTCGAAGGGCAATGGGTCGTCGCCTGGTTCTCTACCTGAAGCGTCTGTTGGTTCAGGTGTCGATCAACCCTCTGAGCCTTGTAAACCCCTTCAAATCCAAGAAATTCAAGCAACAAAGCCAATAAATGAAATTGAGAATTCTCAAAATTTATCGACTAACAAAAATAACACTGTTTTAGAAAATGATGATTTTTGGGCAGAAACTTTTTTAGAATCTCAACTATCAACAGTTAATAATAATGTTGTAGAGGAAAAACAAGTTGATGAATCTCCATCTGTTTCAACCCCAGAATTAAATGGTTTTGAAAAAATTGATTTAGAAAATCATCAGATAGAAATTCAGCCCAATCCAAGTGCAGTGGTAGGACAAGTTTATATCAATCAATTACTACTAACTCTTTTTCCTCAAGGACAAGCTTGGAAGAAAAATTCTCCAAAAAAGGACGAATAGTTTTCTGAAAAAAATATTTGGTGAATTGTTTAAATTATTAGTCAGATCATCCAAACAATTTTGGTAATTTTTAATAAAAATTAAAACTAGATATTGAGCTTTTTAATACTTCGTCTATATTTTTAGACGTAAAAAGGCTCTTTTTTGATTTTTAACTTCAAAAAATAATTATTTTTTAGGTCGAATTAATCTAAGCATTTATACTCAGTAAAAGAATTTGAATACTTTTGTTGAAACAAAAGAACGTGTGCGTATAAATTAATATTTCTTAATCAAAAAGAAAAGCCGATTAGTAATCATCAGTCAAACTAATATGTCTTAAAAAAAATAACAATCAAAATCGCTGAGAAATAGAGTTAAATTTGATTTTCAAAGCTGAAAATTGTGTTAAGATTAAAACTTGAAAAAGATAAATAGTCAAACCGACTATCGACTAATATTTTTCTTAAAGCGAGATATCTTTTTAAAGAGTTTTCTCTCTTAATTATTTTAAAGAGTTCAAGTAAATTGACTCTAACAGAGGGCAAAATAAGCATTTTTTTTATGGAGGAATGACCAAATGGTACAAACCAAATCATCTGGTGGGTTTAAAGCTGGTGTACAAGATTATCGCCTGACCTATTACACCCCAGACTACACCCCTAAGGATACCGATCTGCTAGCTTGTTTCCGTATGACCCCCCAGCCTGGTGTTCCTCCAGAAGAAGCTGGTGCTGCGGTAGCTGCTGAATCTTCTACTGGTACTTGGACAACTGTTTGGACTGATGGATTAACCGATTTAGACCGCTACAAAGGTCGTTGTTACGATCTCGAACCAGTTCCAGGCGAAGATAATCAATATTTTGCTTTTATTGCTTATCCTCTTGATTTGTTTGAAGAAGGTTCTGTTACTAACGTTTTGACCTCTTTAGTTGGTAACGTTTTTGGATTTAAAGCTCTACGTGCTTTGCGTTTAGAGGATATTCGTTTTCCTGTTGCTTTAATTAAAACTTTCCAAGGACCTCCTCACGGTATTACTGTTGAGAGAGATAAGTTGAACAAATACGGTCGTCCTCTCTTAGGTTGTACCATTAAACCTAAACTAGGTTTATCTGCTAAAAACTATGGTCGCGCAGTTTACGAATGTCTTCGTGGCGGTCTAGACTTCACCAAAGACGACGAAAATATCAACTCTCAGCCTTTCATGCGTTGGCGCGATCGCTTCCTCTTCGTTCAAGAAGCGATTGAAAAATCCCAAGCAGAAACTAACGAAATTAAAGGTCACTACCTCAACGTTACTGCTGGTACTTGTGAAGAAATGATGAAACGGGCTGAATTCGCTAAAGAAATCGGCACTCCTATCATCATGCACGACTTTTTAACTGGTGGTTTTACTGCTAACACCACTCTAGCTAAATTCTGTCGTGACAATGGTTTATTACTTCACATTCACCGTGCAATGCACGCTGTAATTGACCGTCAAAAGAATCATGGTATTCACTTCCGCGTTTTAGCTAAGTGCTTACGTTTATCTGGTGGTGACCACTTACACTCTGGTACTGTAGTTGGTAAGTTAGAAGGTGAACGTGGTATCACTATGGGCTTCGTTGACTTAATGCGCGAAGACTATGTAGAAGAAGATCGTTCTCGTGGTATTTTCTTCACTCAAGATTATGCGTCCATGCCTGGAACTATGCCTGTAGCTTCTGGTGGTATTCACGTATGGCACATGCCTGCTCTTGTAGAAATCTTCGGTGATGATTCCTGCTTACAGTTTGGTGGTGGTACTCTCGGTCACCCCTGGGGTAATGCGCCTGGTGCAACAGCTAACCGCGTAGCTTTAGAAGCTTGTGTTCAAGCTCGTAACGAAGGTCGTTCTCTAGCTCGTGAAGGTAACGATGTTATTCGTGAAGCTTGCCGTTGGAGTCCTGAATTGGCTGCTGCTTGCGAACTGTGGAAAGAAATCAAATTTGAATTTGAGGCAATGGATACTCTCTAATCTCAGTTAATAGCGAACAGTTACAAATGAAAAAACTTGGTAGCTGTTCTCTCAATAACTGAATCGGGACAGGTAGGTATTAATGTATCCCAAACAAATTGCGAAAGATACGGCTAAAGTTCTTCAGAGTTACCTCACTTATCAAGCAGTACGCACAATTATCGGTCAACTATCAGAAACAAATCCCAATCAAGCAATTTGGTTAAGTCAATATAGCGATCGCACCAAACTTCAAGATGGGGAAGCTTATCTCGATGGGTTAATGACAGAAAATAAAGAGTTATTACTGCGAATTCTCATAGTGAGAGAAGAAATAGCACAACAAGTGTTAGATTTTCTTCCTGAAATGGTGCGTACCGGGATTGTGCAAGCTAATGTAGAACACCGTCGTAAATTGTTGGAACGTCTTACTAAGTCCCAAACCTCAAGTTCTACTCCTCATCCAGAAAGTACTGATTCAGCCCCAACATCTCAACAGGCTTATCCTGAGCAAAATGCAGATGGTGGAGACTCTTCAGAATTCAACGTGGATGATTCTTCTAACCAAACTAATATTTGATAAATAGGAAGATAAGCAGATGAAAACATTACCAAAAGAGCGTCGTTACGAAACCCTTTCTTTTTTACCTCCTTTAACCGATCAGCAAATCGCCAAGCAAATCGATTATATGCTCGAGCAGGGTTTTATTCCTGGGGTTGAGTTTGAAAAAGATCCTACTCCTGAACTTCACCACTGGACTTTGTGGAAGTTACCTTTATTTGATGCCAGAAACGCTCAAGATGTACTTAATGAAGTTAGAGAATGTCGCTCTGAATACTCTGATTGTTACATCCGTGTAGTTGGTTTTGACAACATTAAGCAATGTCAAACTGTTAGCTTCATTGTTTACAAACCCAATTCTAATCGCTACTAAATTAAAAACAGTTTAAATATTTTTGAGATGGCGTGAGAATCTAATTAGATTTACACGCCGTTTTATATATATTGTGTTTACTTTAATTAAAATCGAGTCATCTCGATATTTTTTTGTTTTATAGTGACACATTAACGTCTTCTTTGTTGCAATTGTCGATAAACATCGCGTAGATCGACTTGATGAGCAGCAAGAGCGACTAAAGTATGATAAAAAAGATCGGCTACTTCAGAAGCGATCGCATTACTGTCATTATCTTTACAAGCCATAACCACTTCTGCTGCTTCTTCCCCAATTTTTTTGAGGATTTTGTTATCTCCTCCCGCCAATAATTTACAAGTGTAAGACTCTTCGAGGGGATGATCTCTGCGATCGCAAATAACTCTAAATACTTCTGATAAAGTATCGGCTGGTGGTGCAGATTTAGTAGTATTTATTTGATGAAAACAACTGCGTTCACCTGTATGACAGGCAATATTGCCAACTTGTTCGATACTAATTAATAAGGCATCGCTGTCGCAATCGTAACGAATTGATTTAACTTTCTGAATATGCCCAGAAGTCTCACCTTTATGCCATAATTGCTGACGAGAACGACTCCAATACCAGGTTTCGCCAGTTTCTAAAGTTTTTTGGAGAGATTCTGAATTCATCCATGCCATCATTAATACCGTACCGTCTAGATAATCTTGGGCTATGGCTGGTACTAATCCTTGTTCGTTGTAGCGAATCTGTTCGATGGGAATAGCTTGGGAAAAGGATTTAGTTTCTATTGATGACATGATTTTAACAAGCATTGAAAAGCGATGGTGTTTACCAACATAGTATTTTAATACAGTGACCAGTTATTAGTTGGCAATTAACACAATAAATCATTACTCTGCTGTAAAGTCTAAAAAATTAATTGGTGCGCTCCTTTTCTCTAACCAAAAGCTTAATAAGAATTAGCAGAATTAAAGAGAGAAACACACCGTACAAATATTCTATCGATCAATCAACGATTATTCTTGAACGCGAACAGCAATCACACTAGCGTTAAAATCGTAATTTTTTCCTTCTAACTGAATTGGAATACCCACTTTAACTTTTTTAGTGTTATCCAACACTACCCCATTATCCGTAATTTGGGCTTTTCCTTCCAAAGTCAGAATCAAATCTTGAATCATGGTAATTTCGGGACGAGGATCGGGTAGAGCTTTAACAGTACCGTCTGGTTGGGGTACAGCAGTAGTTCGAGGCAAAGGTTTACTAGATTTAATATTTACTTTACCCGCTGGTTGATTACGAATAACAATATTAGCTGTTTGCTCGGTTTGAAATTCTTGTAATAAACCTTGAAAATCTCCAACACTCAATCCTCTTACTAAAACATCTACTTCAATTGGTTTAGCTTGAGTTTGTGCCACAATTCCTTCAGTAAGGGGAGTACCAGGAAAAAAGAAAATCCCGACAATCACTAAAAATATTACAAAAGCAGCACCAAGATCGAGAATGCTGACTTTACCAAAGAGTCTTCCTTTAGAATCGATAATCTTCATAGTTCCTGGTCGAGAAAATTTACATCAATTCGTCTTACACCGATATTCGGCTAAAAGTCAAGAGTTAGTTTCTTCTCAGTTTACAAGAAGGCAAGTTACTTTTTAGATTGATGCAGCATCGAAGGTTCAAACGTTACGGTTGCTTTACGCTTAGCAATGCGCTCAGAGAGATTTGATTTGGCTGGAAATACTAATTTAGATTTTTGAATTGGTGGTGTTGGTTGGGGTGCTGTTTGAGGATAGAAGACAATTATACTAAGCTTTTTAGCTTTTTTTGTCGAAGAAATAGCTATCTGTTTGAGAAAATGAGTTAACAACCGTAGTACTTTAACTTCAGTTATTCAAGAAACGCTATAATATACTGCTCTATTGCTCTCACACAGATCGGCAAGCTGCAATGGTCAAAAGTAAACTTGAATTGGTACAAAATCAGCAACAAGCTACTTCAAATCAACAAGATTGCTCTTGGACAATTGAAGATAGTGAAACTCTTTATGGTATTCAAGGCTGGGGTGAGCCTTATTTTTCAATTAATGCTGCCGGTCATGTAACGGTATCTCCTCAAGGAGATTCTCGTGGATTTTCTTTAGACCTTTATGAATTAGTTGAATCGCTTAAAAAAAGAAATCTAGGTTTACCTCTGTTGATTCGTTTTTCGGATATTTTAGGCGATCGCTTGGAAAGATTACACGCTTCAATGAATAGAGCGATCGCCCGATATAATTATCCAGGGAAATATCAAGGGGTTTTTCCAATTAAATGTAATCAACATCGTCATTTAGTTGAAGCAATTGTTCGCTTTGGTAAACCCTATCAATTCGGGTTAGAAGCTGGTTCAAAACCAGAATTAATGATTGCTTTGGCAGCGTTGGAAGCTGGTTACAACCAACAGAAGGATAATTTTGAGCCTTTGTTAATTTGTAATGGTTATAAAGACCGAGAATACATTGAAACCGCCTTACTTGCCAGAAAGTTGGGACAAAAACCAATTATCGTGATCGAACAAATTGAAGAATTGTATTTAGCGATCGCAGTTAGTCGTCAGTTAGAAATTAAGCCGATTTTGGGAGTAAGAGCTAAATTATTAACGAAAGGTTCAGGACGGTGGGGAAATTCCACTGGAGAAAGAGCTAAATTTGGTTTGACTATCCCGCAAATTGTTGAAGTAGTCGAACAACTGCAAGCAGCAGATTTACTTGATTCCTTACAACTATTGCATTTTCATGTCGGTTCTCAAATTTCTTCGATCAGCGTCGTCAAAGATGCCATTCGCGAAGCCAGCCAGATATATGTTCAACTGGTTAAAATGGGCGCAAATATGCAGTATCTGGACGTGGGAGGCGGTTTAGCAGTTGATTACGATGGTTCAAAAACCAACTTCCATGCTTCCAAAAATTACAATATGCAGAATTATGCCAATGATATCGTGGCACAAATCAAAGACGCTTGCGCTCAAGGCAATGTCGCCGTACCAACTATTGTCAGTGAAAGTGGTAGAGCGATCGCTTCTCATCAATCAGTTTTGGTTTTTGATGTCTTAGGAACTAGCGATGTCCCAACTACACCACCGCAACCTGTTCAAGAGGAGGAACATTTAGTTTTACGCAATCTTTGGGAAACTTATCAATCCATTGATAGCAATAACTATCAGGAAACCTATCACGACGCAATTCAGTTTAAAGAAGAGGCGATTAGTTTATTCAATTTGGGTTATTTTACCTTAGCACAGAGAGCTAGAGCCGAAGAACTCTATTGGGCTTGTTGTCGCAAAATTGTTGAAATTATTCCGCAACAGGGTTATGTACCTGACGACTTGGAAGATTTAGAGAAGATGATGGCATCGATTTATTATATCAACCTCTCGATCTTTCAGTCAGTTCCTGATTCTTGGGCGATCGATCAGTTATTCCCAATTATGCCCATTCATCGTCTAGAAGAAAAACCAACAGCTAGAGGAATTTTAGCCGATCTTACTTGCGATAGCGATGGCAAAATCGATCAATTTATCGATCTACGAGATGTTAAAGACATTTTAGAGTTGCATCCTCTCCAGTTTGTTAAGAGCCAAAATAACGGCGATTTGAGTAAGCAAAAGTCGCCAGCACCTTATTATCTAGGGATGTTTTTAGTTGGTGCTTATCAAGAAATTATGGGAAATTTACACAACTTATTCGGCGATACTAATGTCGTTCATATTCAGATGACTCCTAAAGGTTATCAAATCGAATATGTAGTCAAAGGCGATACGATTAAAGAAGTTTTGGGTTATGTACAATACAACCCAGAAGATTTGATCGAAACTATGCGTCGTCGTACAGAAGTAGCTCTGCAAGAACGTAAAATTACTTTAGAAGAAGCGCAAAGATTATTGCAAAACTATGAAAGCAGTCTTAATAGTTACACCTATTTAGTAGCAAATTAGTAGGGGCAATTGTTGAATTAATCCTATACAAATCACAATGTCGTCTCGGAGAAAAACAAAACAGCAACAGTAGAAAATTATTAAACTAATCTTCTTTTTGTAAGATTTAGTAAAAAAAAACTACTATGAATATATGAATAGCCTATCCGAGACTGCTTATTTAGTAGCTATGTATCGGGCGATGGAATCTGCGCGTCCTGATGCTTTGTTTCAAGACCCTTTTGCCAGTATGCTAGCTGGAGGACAGGGTAGACTTCTGGCAGAAGTGTTTGGTAATCAAGAGCAAGCAGTAAATCTTATTGCAGTCCGCACTTATACTTTTGACCGTTTAATCGTACAGCTTTTAAATTCAACCAAAATTGATACAGTAATTAATTTAGGTGCAGGATTGGATACTCGTCCTTATCGTTTAGCTTTACCGCGATCGCTTTGTTGGATTGAAGTTGATTTTCCAGAAATTATCTCATACAAAACCGAAAAGTTACAACAAGAGCAACCTGTTTGTTCTTTAGAAAGGATTGAGTTGGATTTAACTAATTTTGAGTTGAGAAAAAATCTTTTTACTGAAATTAATTCTAAAGCGGAACGAGTACTTGTTATTACTGAGGGATTGCTTTCTTATTTATCTGAGGAACAAGTGAGTTTTTTAAGCGAAGAAATTAGAAACCAATCACACTTTTGTTGGTGGTTGTTTGAACTGATAGCAGCTTCGGAAATTATGCAAACTAAACCTTCTCAAACACAAAAACTTTTTCAGCAATATTTTGCAAATACCCTACAATTTGCACCAGAAAATGGACTTGATTTTTTTTCTGAACGTGGTTGGCAAGTAGTTCAATTTTGTTCGATGTGGCGAGAATCTCGTCGATTGAAACGAGGAGTTTTTTTGGCACCTTTCTTAGAATTGTTGATGCGTTGGTTTAGCCAAAAATATTGGCAAGCAATTAATCAAAAGATTGGGATTGTTTTACTTGAAAAGAATTAATTTGCTTTCTGAGCGATCGAGTTTCCACAAATTATTTAATCATTAAGCAAAAAGAAATTGTCACTTGAGTTAATTCAAAATTTAATCAGCTAAAAGTCATGTCAGATTTTGGTTTACAGCAAATTTTAAAACGTTTGTCCTATAATCTTGCTAGAGATTCTCTAGTGCAACAAGTAACTAATCAGTTAAAAATTTCTTTAGATGTAGACCGCATTTTAGTCTATTATTTTTATCGTCAATGGCAAGGACAAGTTACGTTTGAAGTTATTAGTTCTCCTCAATTATCAATCTTAGGCTCAACTGGCCCAGATGAATGTTTTAATGGCGACTATGCTGCTATGTACCAAGCTGGCCGAGTTAGAGCGATCGCAAATATTGAAACTGAAAATATCGCTGATTGTCACCGAGATTTTTTAAGAAAGTTGCAAGTTCGAGCTAATTTGGTTGTACCCGTACTTGTTCAACAACAATTGTGGGGACTTTTAATTGCTCATCATTGTCAAAATCCCCGAAGTTGGTCGACTAATGACGTTCAAATTATGCAAACCAATGCAGCTATTTTAGAGCAATCGGGTGTTTTAATTAATCAGTAGATTTGGCAGAGTAACACGGTAGATGAATCTTAACTTGCAATCGTTTTACTTAATTATTCAATTAATTTAATCAGTTAATTAGGTTTGTATAGTTATTTATCAATACTTAAAAACTATATTTTTAATAAAATTTTACGCAAAAATTATTTGAAGCTTCTACTCTTACAATTAACAAGCTTTTTAATCAACCTAAATTGTTCAGAATAATCTTTAGAACTAAACGTGCCTTATTTACTTTTCCGCAATCAAAATAACAGGGAAAAGGTTTATAAATTGAAGTTTGGCATCAACAAAATCGGACGACTACTCGATAATGATATTGTTATTTCGGATAGTAGTGTCTCTCGCAATCATGCCACTATCGAAGTTAAACCTGATGAAACTATTATCAAAGATTTAAATAGTAAAAATCGTACTTTTGTTAATGAGGTTGAAATTAGTCAATTTTTACTAAAAGAAGGCGATTTAGTGAGCTTTGGCAATGTAAATTTAGTTTACAATTCTATTTATAGACTTAAACCTAATCTAGTTGCTAATCAGCAACAACCTATAATTGTCAAACAAATTAATTCTCAACAAAATGCTCAATTATTCGGAACTTTAACTACTACTAAATCGCTCCATCATTCTTTAATTCAAATTGCTAGTAAAAATAGAGAACAAAGAATCTTAGAAAAACTCAAAATTTTATTAGAAATAAGTAAACAACTTTGCTCGCCAGAAAAACTAAAACAAATTTTAAATAAAGTTTTGGATTTTTTATTTAAAGTAATGGATGTGGATCGAGCTGTAATTTTATTAGTAAACGAACAAACGAATCAGTTAGAATTTAAAGCAGTAAAACTAGCATACCAAGTAAAAAATAGTCAAGAATTTTATAGTTCAAAAATAACTAACTTAGCTCGCGAAACTGGCGATATTATTGTAACAGCTAATGCAATGACAGATGAACGCTTTAAAAGTTCTAAATCTATTGTTAGTTCTTCAATTCATGCCTCTATCTGTGTGCCTCTAAAGATTAAAGAGCGCATTATTGGAGTGTTATACATAGATAATTTATTCATGCCTTTTGTTTATGATGATGAAGATGTCGAATTTGTGTCTTGTCTTGCTAATCAAGCTGCTGCTGCTATTCACATGGCTAATGAATTTGA includes these proteins:
- a CDS encoding carbon dioxide concentrating mechanism protein — protein: MYLPPLQPVSNSDIRVCGDVIIHPTASIAPGVILQAAPNSSIVIEAEVCIGMGAIINAYQGLIKIESGAILGSGVLIIGAGKIGTNACIGSATTIFNASVSPLTVIVPGSIVGDTSRKELTSSSKGNGSSPGSLPEASVGSGVDQPSEPCKPLQIQEIQATKPINEIENSQNLSTNKNNTVLENDDFWAETFLESQLSTVNNNVVEEKQVDESPSVSTPELNGFEKIDLENHQIEIQPNPSAVVGQVYINQLLLTLFPQGQAWKKNSPKKDE
- the rbcL gene encoding ribulose-1,5-bisphosphate carboxylase/oxygenase large subunit, with translation MVQTKSSGGFKAGVQDYRLTYYTPDYTPKDTDLLACFRMTPQPGVPPEEAGAAVAAESSTGTWTTVWTDGLTDLDRYKGRCYDLEPVPGEDNQYFAFIAYPLDLFEEGSVTNVLTSLVGNVFGFKALRALRLEDIRFPVALIKTFQGPPHGITVERDKLNKYGRPLLGCTIKPKLGLSAKNYGRAVYECLRGGLDFTKDDENINSQPFMRWRDRFLFVQEAIEKSQAETNEIKGHYLNVTAGTCEEMMKRAEFAKEIGTPIIMHDFLTGGFTANTTLAKFCRDNGLLLHIHRAMHAVIDRQKNHGIHFRVLAKCLRLSGGDHLHSGTVVGKLEGERGITMGFVDLMREDYVEEDRSRGIFFTQDYASMPGTMPVASGGIHVWHMPALVEIFGDDSCLQFGGGTLGHPWGNAPGATANRVALEACVQARNEGRSLAREGNDVIREACRWSPELAAACELWKEIKFEFEAMDTL
- a CDS encoding chaperonin family protein RbcX; the encoded protein is MYPKQIAKDTAKVLQSYLTYQAVRTIIGQLSETNPNQAIWLSQYSDRTKLQDGEAYLDGLMTENKELLLRILIVREEIAQQVLDFLPEMVRTGIVQANVEHRRKLLERLTKSQTSSSTPHPESTDSAPTSQQAYPEQNADGGDSSEFNVDDSSNQTNI
- the rbcS gene encoding Ribulose bisphosphate carboxylase, small subunit; this translates as MKTLPKERRYETLSFLPPLTDQQIAKQIDYMLEQGFIPGVEFEKDPTPELHHWTLWKLPLFDARNAQDVLNEVRECRSEYSDCYIRVVGFDNIKQCQTVSFIVYKPNSNRY
- a CDS encoding phosphoribosyl-ATP diphosphatase encodes the protein MLVKIMSSIETKSFSQAIPIEQIRYNEQGLVPAIAQDYLDGTVLMMAWMNSESLQKTLETGETWYWSRSRQQLWHKGETSGHIQKVKSIRYDCDSDALLISIEQVGNIACHTGERSCFHQINTTKSAPPADTLSEVFRVICDRRDHPLEESYTCKLLAGGDNKILKKIGEEAAEVVMACKDNDSNAIASEVADLFYHTLVALAAHQVDLRDVYRQLQQRRR
- a CDS encoding arginine decarboxylase, which translates into the protein MVKSKLELVQNQQQATSNQQDCSWTIEDSETLYGIQGWGEPYFSINAAGHVTVSPQGDSRGFSLDLYELVESLKKRNLGLPLLIRFSDILGDRLERLHASMNRAIARYNYPGKYQGVFPIKCNQHRHLVEAIVRFGKPYQFGLEAGSKPELMIALAALEAGYNQQKDNFEPLLICNGYKDREYIETALLARKLGQKPIIVIEQIEELYLAIAVSRQLEIKPILGVRAKLLTKGSGRWGNSTGERAKFGLTIPQIVEVVEQLQAADLLDSLQLLHFHVGSQISSISVVKDAIREASQIYVQLVKMGANMQYLDVGGGLAVDYDGSKTNFHASKNYNMQNYANDIVAQIKDACAQGNVAVPTIVSESGRAIASHQSVLVFDVLGTSDVPTTPPQPVQEEEHLVLRNLWETYQSIDSNNYQETYHDAIQFKEEAISLFNLGYFTLAQRARAEELYWACCRKIVEIIPQQGYVPDDLEDLEKMMASIYYINLSIFQSVPDSWAIDQLFPIMPIHRLEEKPTARGILADLTCDSDGKIDQFIDLRDVKDILELHPLQFVKSQNNGDLSKQKSPAPYYLGMFLVGAYQEIMGNLHNLFGDTNVVHIQMTPKGYQIEYVVKGDTIKEVLGYVQYNPEDLIETMRRRTEVALQERKITLEEAQRLLQNYESSLNSYTYLVAN
- a CDS encoding putative methyltransferase translates to MNSLSETAYLVAMYRAMESARPDALFQDPFASMLAGGQGRLLAEVFGNQEQAVNLIAVRTYTFDRLIVQLLNSTKIDTVINLGAGLDTRPYRLALPRSLCWIEVDFPEIISYKTEKLQQEQPVCSLERIELDLTNFELRKNLFTEINSKAERVLVITEGLLSYLSEEQVSFLSEEIRNQSHFCWWLFELIAASEIMQTKPSQTQKLFQQYFANTLQFAPENGLDFFSERGWQVVQFCSMWRESRRLKRGVFLAPFLELLMRWFSQKYWQAINQKIGIVLLEKN
- a CDS encoding putative GAF sensor protein, which produces MSDFGLQQILKRLSYNLARDSLVQQVTNQLKISLDVDRILVYYFYRQWQGQVTFEVISSPQLSILGSTGPDECFNGDYAAMYQAGRVRAIANIETENIADCHRDFLRKLQVRANLVVPVLVQQQLWGLLIAHHCQNPRSWSTNDVQIMQTNAAILEQSGVLINQ
- the cyaA gene encoding adenylate cyclase, family 3; this encodes MPYLLFRNQNNREKVYKLKFGINKIGRLLDNDIVISDSSVSRNHATIEVKPDETIIKDLNSKNRTFVNEVEISQFLLKEGDLVSFGNVNLVYNSIYRLKPNLVANQQQPIIVKQINSQQNAQLFGTLTTTKSLHHSLIQIASKNREQRILEKLKILLEISKQLCSPEKLKQILNKVLDFLFKVMDVDRAVILLVNEQTNQLEFKAVKLAYQVKNSQEFYSSKITNLARETGDIIVTANAMTDERFKSSKSIVSSSIHASICVPLKIKERIIGVLYIDNLFMPFVYDDEDVEFVSCLANQAAAAIHMANEFDKREQEFLQREQKLKRQINEFMSVFKN